From Pagrus major chromosome 6, Pma_NU_1.0, one genomic window encodes:
- the ppp4r1l gene encoding serine/threonine-protein phosphatase 4 regulatory subunit 1: protein MAGLSLYFEDGHDDLDDFGFDDYGSECDGIRITAFLDAGQDNLTPLGRLEKYAFSENVFNRQIVARGLLDVLREFSDNENDFISVMETVARMSEDGEPTVRAELMEQVPNIAMFLHESRPNFPAAFSRYLVPIVVRYLTDPNNQVRKTSQAALLVLLEQGLISKADMETKVCPVLLELTEPSSDDDYKIEAVAIMCKVVTMLSKDTVEHLLLPRFCDLCSDARLFQVRKVCAANFGEFCSIVGQEATEKLLMPKFFDLCSDSLWGIRKACAECFMMVSNSTSPEVRRAKLSPLFISLISDQSRWVRQAAFQSLGRFISTFANPSSTGLYFREDGTLLEVPRCTLDSDCSLNSLNCSNISGCHTDRTLAHTPPNQDGRATPSPEHVSSADSEEMHNFDYSHTSVPREMHGGFSHMVSNSSSSPKTTNNATNTKETEHTDENFNSFHYWRSPLPDISGELEMLNCQTSTEVIEKQEKNEEEDEPGVNCPDPRSSPGQATSDQIQKVLDCLQPHMDDPDVQAQVQVLSAALKAAQLDSPTDDSPTEPQPEEQPESNSDSPFVESKSVEVQSETQESPEEEEQMMETPPALESSPVQEQGDEETQTEPLEDQEDQEDQEDQEDQEESPPGSPVLESELIESVEEEGKEDSANSPVPEDKPKIQNVIPQQLLDQYLSMTDPARAQTVDTEIAKHCAFSLPGVALTLGRQNWHCLKDTYETLATDVQWKVRRTLAFSIHELAVILGDQLTAADLVPIFNGFLKDLDEVRIGVLKHLYDFLKLLHADKRREYLYQLQEFMVTDNSRNWRFRYELAEQLILIIELYSHYDVYDYLRQIALTLCSDKVSEVRWISYKLVVEILQKLYACGADELGLNFINELTVRFCHCPKWVGRQAFAFICQAIVEEDCMPMDQFSQHLLPSLLSLSSDPVANVRVLVAKALRQSVMEKAYFKEPGCAYSDELEETVMALQSDKDRDVRFFASLDPNKGLMDTAPLI from the exons GTCTATCTTTATACTTTGAAGATGGCCATGATGATTTGGATGACT TTGGATTCGATGACTATGGTTCAGAGTGCGACGGCATCCGCATCACAGCCTTCCTCGATGCAGGACAAGACAACCTAACTCCTCTTGGGAGGCTAGAGAAGTATGCCTTCAGTGAAAATGTCTTCAACAG GCAGATCGTGGCTCGTGGCCTGCTTGATGTGCTTCGAGAGTTCAGTGACAATGAAAATGACTTTATCAGTGTCATGGAGACGGTTGCAAGAATGTCAGAAGATGGAG AGCCCACAGTGCGAGCTGAGCTGATGGAGCAGGTCCCCAACATTGCCATGTTCTTACACGAGAGTCGGCCCAACTTCCCAGCAGCTTTCTCAAGATACTTGGTGCCCATTGTAGTCCGATATCTTACTGATCCAAATAACCAG GTGCGGAAGACGAGCCAAGCAGCGCTGCTTGTTCTGTTGGAGCAGGGCCTCATCTCTAAAGCTGATATGGAGACCAAAGTTTGTCCAGTTCTGCTTGAACTCACAGAACCAAGCAGTGACGATGACTACAAAATCGAAGCAGTTGCT ATCATGTGTAAGGTTGTCACCATGTTGAGCAAAGACACGGTGGAGCATCTATTACTGCCTCGCTTCTGTGACCTTTGCAGCGACGCCAGGCTCTTCCAAGTTCGCAAG GTCTGTGCAGCCAATTTCGGAGAGTTTTGTTCCATTGTGGGTCAGGAGGCCACAGAAAAACTACTG ATGCCCAAGTTCTTCGATCTGTGCTCAGACAGTCTGTGGGGCATCAGGAAAGCCTGTGCCGAGTGCTTCATGATGGTCTCCAATTCCACCTCTCCTGAGGTGCGACGTGCAAAATTGTCCCCCCTGTTCATCAGCCTCATCAGTGACCAGTCCCGCTGG GTGCGACAAGCTGCCTTTCAGTCTCTGGGGCGTTTCATCTCCACCTTTGCCAATCCCTCCAGCACAGGCCTTTATTTCAGAGAGGACGGCACCCTACTAGAGGTCCCCAGGTGTACATTGGACAG CGACTGCTCCCTAAACTCTCTGAACTGCTCGAACATTAGCGGCTGCCACACGGACAGAACCCTCGCTCACACGCCTCCCAATCAGGACGGCCGTGCCACACCATCCCCCGAGCATGTGTCGTCCGCTGACAGCGAGGAAATGCACAACTTTGATTACAGCCACACTTCTGTTCCCAGAGAGATGCACGGTGGCTTCTCCCACATGgtctcaaacagcagcagcagccctaAAACTACAAACAACGCTACGAACACAAAAGAAACGGAGCACACAGATGAGAACTTTAACTCTTTCCACTACTGGAGATCTCCTTTACCTGACATCAGCGGGGAGCTGGAGATGCTAAATTGTCAAACATCAACGGAGGTGATAGAGAAGCAGGAaaagaatgaggaggaggatgaaccTGGAGTTAATTGTCCTGACCCCAGGTCCAGCCCTGGCCAAGCTACCAGCGACCAGATCCAGAAGGTCTTGGACTGTTTGCAACCGCACATGGATGACCCTGATGTGCAAG CTCAAGTCCAGGTGTTGTCAGCAGCTCTGAAGGCAGCGCAGCTCGACAGCCCGACAGACGACAGCCCGACTGAACCCCAGCCAGAGGAGCAGCCTGAGAGCAACAGTGACAGCCCGTTTGTGGAGAGCAAATCTGTGGAGGTTCAGTCAGAGACTCAAGAGAgtccagaggaagaggagcagatgATGGAAACTCCCCCAGCTTTGGAGTCGAGCCCTGTCCAGGAGCAAGGAGATGAGGAGACGCAGACGGAGCCCCTGGAGGACCAGGAAGACCAGGAAGACCAGGAGGACCAGGAAGACCAGGAAGAGTCTCCTCCTGGCTCCCCTGTTCTG GAGTCTGAACTAATTgagagtgtggaggaggagggaaaggaaGACTCTGCGAACAGCCCAGTACCTGAGGATAAGCCTAAGATCCAG AATGTAATCCCTCAGCAGCTGTTGGACCAGTACCTCTCTATGACGGACCCGGCGAGGGCCCAGACGGTGGATACAGAGATCGCCAAACACTGTGCCTTCAGCCTGCCGGGGGTCGCGCTCACTCTGGGTCGACAGAACTGGCACTGCCTCAAGGACACGTATGAAACCCTCGCTACTGATGTGCAG tggAAGGTGCGACGTACGCTGGCTTTCTCCATCCATGAGCTGGCAGTAATTCTTGGAgatcagctgacagcagctgatCTGGTGCCTATCTTCAACGGTTTCCTCAAAGACCTGGACGAGGTCCGTATTGGTGTGCTCAAACACCTCTACGACTTCCTCAAG CTGCTTCACGCAGACAAGAGGAGAGAATATCTGTACCAGCTGCAGGAGTTCATGGTGACGGACAACAGTCGCAACTGGAGATTCAGATACGAGTTGGCAGA GCAGCTGATCCTGATCATAGAGTTGTACAGCCACTACGATGTGTATGACTACCTCAGACAGATAGCGCTCACACTCTGCtctgacaaagtgtcagaggtCAGGTGGATCTCGTACAAACTG GTTGTGGAGATCCTCCAGAAGCTGTATGCATGTGGTGCTGATGAGCTGGGCCTGAATTTCATCAACGAGCTCACCGTCAGGTTCTGCCACTGTCCCAAGTGGGTCGGACGGCAGGCCTTTGCCTTCATCTGCCAG GCCATAGTGGAGGAGGACTGTATGCCCATGGACCAGTTCAGCCAGCACCTCCTGCCCAGCCTGCTCAGCCTCTCCTCAGACCCGGTTGCCAATGTCCGTGTACTGGTAGCCAAGGCTCTACGACAGAGTGTCATGGAGAAAG CATACTTCAAGGAGCCTGGCTGTGCCTACTCTGACGAGCTGGAGGAGACTGTGATGGCTCTGCAGTCCGACAAGGACCGGGACGTCCGCTTCTTTGCCAGCCTGGACCCCAACAAAGGCTTGATGGACACGGCTCCCTTGATTTAA
- the bcdin3d gene encoding pre-miRNA 5'-monophosphate methyltransferase: MATCSINSDAADEINDPGAAPYGNFINYYTFNPPENRLSLIPATLLQDLGYSDGNRTTLILDVGCNSGELSVAFYRHLMQQPVSKEESDGRKVKLLGFDLDEILIQRAQQTNPLPSSLSFIPLDITEDTQQLQDYLNQQGCSHFHLCLCLAVTMWVHLNHGDSGLLQLLSRLASISQHLLLEAQPWKCYRSAARRLRKLGRSDFDHFKTLKIRGDVAAHATEHLETNCGMELIQSFGSTAWDRKLLLFKRR, encoded by the exons ATGGCAACATGTTCGATAAATAGCGACGCTGCTGATGAAATAAACGATCCGGGAGCCGCTCCTTATGGAAACTTCATCAACTATTACACCTTCAACCCTCCGGAGAACCGTCTGAGTCTGATTCCAGCGACACTCCTTCAGGATTTAGGCTACAGCGACGGGAACCGGACCACACTGATCCTGGACGTGGGCTGTAACTCAGGG GAGCTGAGTGTCGCCTTTTACAGGCATCTGAtgcagcagcctgtgagcaaGGAGGAGTCAGATGGAAGAAAAGTGAAGCTCCTGGGCTTTGACTTGGATGAGATCCTCATTCAGCGAGCTCAGCAGACCAACCCTCTTCCCAGCAGCCTCTCCTTCATCCCTCTGGACATCACTGaagacacacagcagctgcaggattACCTGAACCAGCAGGGCTGCTCCCACTTCCACCTGTGCCTGTGCCTGGCTGTCACCATGTGGGTCCACCTGAACCACGGGGACTCaggcctgctgcagctgctctctcGCCTGGCCTCCATCAGCCAGCATCTCCTGCTGGAGGCACAGCCCTGGAAGTGCTACCGCTCTGCGGCCCGGCGGCTGAGAAAGCTGGGCCGCTCAGACTTTGACCACTTCAAGACCCTGAAGATCCGAGGGGACGTAGCAGCGCATGCAACTGAGCATCTGGAGACTAACTGTGGCATGGAGCTCATCCAGAGCTTCGGCAGCACTGCATGGGACCGCAAACTGCTGCTCTTTAAAAGGAGATGA
- the cox14 gene encoding cytochrome c oxidase assembly protein COX14 homolog has translation MISGKRLADIGHRTFTASMMLLTVYGGYLCVMRGYRYMERQKQLKLAAENQDPEVLKD, from the coding sequence ATGATATCTGGAAAGCGTCTGGCTGACATTGGCCATCGAACCTTTACCGCCTCGATGATGCTGCTGACAGTCTACGGAGGCTACCTGTGTGTGATGCGAGGATACCGCTACATGGAGAGGCAAAAACAGCTGAAACTGGCAGCAGAAAACCAGGATCCTGAAGTCCTCAAAGACTGA